A genomic window from Chitinophaga pollutisoli includes:
- the gltX gene encoding glutamate--tRNA ligase encodes MSHNKVRVRFAPSPTGGLHLGGVRTVLFNFLFARQHNGEFILRIEDTDQTRFVPGAEEYIVECLRWCGLEPDESPLKGGPYGPYRQSERKPLYRQYAEQLVASGNAYYAFDTPEELEAMREVERARGNHSPQYNHAVRGHMRNSLNMDAAEVRELLDKETPHVIRIKMPTNEELTFTDMIRGDVTFQTNIVDDKVLLKADGMPTYHLAVVVDDYLMKITHAFRGEEWLPSAPVHILLWKYLGWANKMPQWAHLPLILKPDGNGKLSKRDGDRLGFPVYAMNWQDPASGDLTKGFRENGFLPEAFINMLAMLGWNDGSGQEIFTMEELIAKFSISRVHKGGAKFDYDKAKWFNHQWIQRTGNERLAHLFLPVLEAKGVIAEPAYVEKIAGLVKERCQFVNEIWDHGFFFFVRPDKYDLDAVKPKWNADKQAFFGEWLSVLLNQEDFSAAALEEGFKGLAAAKGIKPGELQLPFRIMLCGGKFGPPVFDIAATIGKNETIDRIALALDLLK; translated from the coding sequence ATGAGTCACAATAAAGTAAGGGTGCGCTTTGCGCCGAGCCCTACGGGCGGGCTTCACCTCGGCGGCGTACGCACGGTGTTGTTCAATTTCCTCTTTGCCCGTCAGCATAACGGTGAGTTTATCCTCCGCATCGAAGACACGGACCAGACACGCTTTGTGCCGGGCGCCGAGGAGTATATCGTGGAATGCCTCCGCTGGTGCGGGCTGGAACCCGACGAAAGCCCCCTGAAAGGCGGCCCCTACGGCCCCTACCGCCAATCCGAGCGCAAACCGCTGTACCGCCAGTACGCGGAACAACTGGTCGCATCCGGCAACGCCTATTACGCCTTCGACACCCCCGAAGAACTGGAAGCCATGCGCGAAGTGGAACGCGCCCGCGGCAACCATTCCCCACAATACAACCATGCTGTTCGCGGCCATATGCGCAATTCGCTCAACATGGACGCGGCCGAAGTAAGGGAGCTCCTCGACAAAGAAACCCCGCACGTCATCCGCATCAAAATGCCGACCAACGAAGAATTGACCTTCACCGATATGATCCGCGGCGACGTTACCTTCCAGACCAATATCGTGGACGATAAAGTACTGCTAAAGGCCGACGGCATGCCCACCTACCACCTGGCCGTGGTAGTCGACGATTACCTCATGAAGATCACCCACGCCTTCCGCGGCGAGGAATGGCTCCCCTCCGCGCCGGTGCACATCCTGCTATGGAAGTACCTGGGCTGGGCGAACAAAATGCCCCAATGGGCGCACCTCCCGCTCATCCTCAAGCCCGACGGAAACGGCAAACTCTCCAAACGCGACGGCGACCGCCTCGGTTTCCCCGTATACGCCATGAATTGGCAGGACCCCGCCTCCGGCGATCTCACCAAAGGTTTCCGCGAAAACGGTTTCCTCCCCGAAGCATTCATCAATATGCTGGCTATGCTCGGCTGGAACGACGGCTCCGGACAGGAGATCTTCACCATGGAAGAGCTGATCGCCAAATTCTCTATCTCCCGCGTCCATAAGGGCGGGGCCAAGTTCGATTACGACAAGGCCAAATGGTTCAACCACCAATGGATCCAGCGCACCGGCAACGAGCGCCTCGCGCATCTCTTTCTACCCGTCCTCGAAGCCAAAGGCGTGATCGCCGAGCCCGCTTACGTGGAAAAAATCGCCGGCCTGGTGAAAGAGCGCTGCCAGTTCGTGAATGAAATCTGGGACCACGGCTTTTTCTTCTTCGTACGCCCGGATAAATACGATCTCGACGCCGTGAAACCCAAATGGAATGCCGACAAACAGGCGTTCTTCGGTGAATGGCTGTCCGTGTTGCTCAACCAGGAAGACTTCTCCGCCGCCGCGCTGGAAGAAGGCTTCAAGGGGCTGGCCGCCGCCAAAGGCATCAAGCCCGGCGAACTGCAACTGCCTTTCCGCATTATGCTTTGCGGTGGGAAATTTGGTCCCCCGGTATTCGATATCGCCGCTACCATCGGCAAGAACGAAACCATCGACCGCATCGCACTGGCGCTCGATCTGCTGAAGTAA